In Coleofasciculus sp. FACHB-T130, the following proteins share a genomic window:
- a CDS encoding phytanoyl-CoA dioxygenase family protein, whose product MDTPKDYYETNGYYVFRNLIPENLINNILKEYNSNILSSNSPFFRQSTNKWETNTITPNGYSEESFRDVHDYPDYPGFTEAAKEIFCLQQVREALTELTGSKEHNLMQTMFFDMNTATPAHQDWYYLDSMPNGHLLAGWFALEDIHEEAGRFYVLPTSHLVDFELTDDEKLSNRFYLEKLKEYINAHKSNIQAPALKKGDVLFWNSRTIHGSLETLNPQYSRKSLTAHYLPAIYEFGSRNAESPTAVDYATYKGMKYRLIPAMYKNYSAAAKLKTDLLQYLWEQPKLMRTAKFVRKVLQGAKGK is encoded by the coding sequence ATGGACACCCCTAAAGATTATTACGAAACTAACGGATACTATGTCTTTAGAAATCTCATTCCTGAAAATTTGATTAATAATATTTTAAAAGAGTATAACTCCAATATCCTTTCATCTAACTCTCCTTTCTTTAGACAATCAACGAATAAATGGGAAACCAATACAATTACTCCCAATGGATATTCTGAAGAATCTTTTAGAGATGTTCACGATTACCCAGATTATCCAGGATTTACTGAGGCAGCTAAAGAAATTTTCTGTTTACAGCAGGTTAGGGAAGCACTGACTGAACTGACGGGTAGTAAGGAGCATAACCTCATGCAAACTATGTTCTTTGATATGAACACGGCTACCCCTGCCCATCAAGATTGGTACTATTTAGATTCCATGCCAAATGGTCATTTGCTGGCTGGATGGTTTGCTCTGGAGGACATCCACGAAGAAGCGGGTCGATTTTATGTTTTACCAACATCCCATCTCGTTGACTTTGAGTTAACAGATGATGAAAAACTATCTAATCGGTTTTACTTGGAAAAGTTGAAGGAGTACATCAATGCTCACAAGAGTAATATCCAAGCTCCTGCCTTGAAAAAAGGAGATGTCTTGTTCTGGAATTCTAGAACGATTCACGGTTCCTTGGAAACACTTAATCCTCAATATTCTCGCAAATCTCTCACCGCTCATTATTTACCAGCAATATATGAATTCGGTAGCCGCAATGCAGAATCTCCGACTGCTGTAGATTATGCCACGTACAAAGGAATGAAGTATCGTTTGATTCCTGCAATGTACAAAAACTATTCAGCGGCAGCAAAACTGAAAACAGATTTATTGCAGTATTTGTGGGAGCAACCGAAACTAATGCGAACCGCAAAATTTGTGAGAAAAGTTTTGCAAGGTGCTAAAGGTAAATAA